From the Chryseobacterium fluminis genome, the window CATCAAATTCCCTATTGATAAGACGTTTTATAAAAATCTTTGAGTTATGAACAAAATTCTGTTCAAGACTTTGAATTCTGTAATGAAGATTTTCTTTGAGTCTTTCTTCACTATCATTAATCATCATATTAATTAATTGTAAAGCTTCTTTCTTTAAATTGGCTCTATAAAGTTCTATTATCCAGGAATTTAAAAAAATAAAAATACTATTTCTGAAATTAAAGTTGTCTTCAGGATACAAATAAATATGTTCAGTCAAATTTTTGTATTCTTCTTTCAGAATTTTATGATAGTATGTTATTCTGGATGTTGGATAGCTGTTAATAACCCCTTCACTTGGCTCAATTAATATTACTAAATTACCTCTTTCAGAATAAATTTTAGTTGTTGTATCTTCTGTTATTAGCCTTACTTTTCCATTCTTATAATACCAGACATTATTTTCTTTTGTTATTATTCCATCTTTATCAAAAATAATATTTCCCTTATCAGAGTTATAACGTGATTGCCCATTGTCATACCATTCTTCACCAGATATGAATTTTCCTTCTTTATATTTACTCTTTGCAGCTACTTGTCCATTGTTATGGTATGATACATTATCTCCATCATAATCGCCATTTGTATATTCGATATAAGAAACGGGATTGGTATCATCATATAAAAGAGTTCCTGTAAAAAGCTTCCCTTTATATTTTAGATAGTTGGTGTCCAAAAGATTGTGCTCAAGATTAGGATCTTCATTATGTATTGTAGGTTCTTTCATTAAATTGATGCTAACATTCAAATGTACTCAAAGTGAATATCGTTTTGTGAGATTTAATAGCAATAGCAAAGTCCTTTGGCTTTGCGGGAGTTGCGGAAATTGAAACTGAGTTCGCTCGGCTAGATTAAACGAAGTTATGGAAAAGCACGTTCTGACAAGCACTACAACAGCAATTTTGCAAAAGCACTGTTAGGCAGTTTTAGGGATTTTCCTCATTTATTAAAATCTTCAAATTTAATATTGAAATGGTAACTCATATCGTATTGGTCTTTTAAAATTTTTGCAATATGAGCCTTTCCAATATCCGTAATACTTTCCCAATCATTTATGGCATCAAATTTTTTTAAGGTTTCTATATCTGATGTCTCTAACAATACTTTTCTTTTTTCGAAACTATCATTCATATAAACATTAAAATTAGCTCCATTAAGCATTCGTAAATCTATATTCTCGCTACTGAAGATTTTTGCAAAAATTTCTGAAATATTATCAATCTTAAGTGATTCTATTATTTCATTTTTTAAAAATCCAAGCTTATGTTGGCGACTATATTCCAAAGTCTGTTTTGAAATTCTTGCGGCTAAATCACCATTAAACGGATTGATAGTTTTGTCAAAACAATTAACTATAGCTTTCATCGTAGCTTCTTCAAAGTGTTCTGGTCGAGTGTCCAAAAAATGAATTCCAATATTTGTTATTTCAAATTTCAGAAAAGTTGTTTTTCCTTTTATTCCTGAAACATAATTTGTAAAAAATGTTAACGTTTCATCTACAATTGACCTGTGTCCAAAGTTGTAAGGAATTTGATTTTCACTTATGTTCCATAAAACCTCAGATCCATAATCAATATCGGATTTCTGCATAATTAATTCTATATGCGCATATCTATCGCTTCCGGTAAATTTTGCAACTAAACCTTTTCCTTCTATTGGCAATAAGTTCCATCCTAAAATTTTTTGATTTATAGGGAATAAACTGGTGGATTGATAATTTCTTTTGAGATAGGTTTTCATTTATAGCCGATCGTTTTGTGAGATTATTTCAAATATTCAATAATATTTTTTTGTATCGATTTTGTCAAGCTCTGAATAATGAGAAGAATCAGATATCTTTTAAATTTTAAATCAGGCAAACAAACGAGTTAAAATATTATTAATTAAATCTAGCTCCTTTTGAATACATCTAATTTTGGACTAACAGTAACTAAAGTATATTCATTTTCTATTTCTCTTAACTTATTTTTATCATAAATAGGATAAAATGACTGAATCCTATTAAATAAAACATTGCTCTTTCCTTTGACTTGTTTAGTTTTTTTCTCAATCCATAAATGATAAAATACACCTTCATAAACAAAGATTATATTATTTGTCAGTGAAATATCAATGACATTGAGCTTATCAATTTCTACCAGAATTAATTTTAAATTTAAATGGAGCTCTTTTGGTAAGAAGTTTTTATAATGATATGTTTTAGTATCATTATTTTTTATATGTTGGGCATAATGTCTATTAGTAATGTGTATCAATGAGTAAGAAGTAAACTCTAAAATTTCTCCCGAAAAAGGAATTTCAAAATCAGCTTGATGATAATCTTCCATTACACTTTTTGTCAATAAATAAATGAATTTTGATTGTAAAATCAATTTATCTTTCTGTAATCTATAATCATCTTGCTTTTTCTTAAATCTGCGAAGCAATTTGGGATATTTTTTGTCGAGAGCTTTTAAATCTTTTCTTGTTTCCGCTGATAATTCTTGTAAAATTTGATCTTTATGATTTTCAATTGCAAGTTCCTTTTGCCATTTATCAGATATGACTTGGAGTGTTTTTAAATCTTTAAACTTTTCTTTATCTTCAACTTCAACTACTTTCCCTCTTTTTGCTTTATAAAATGGACCTGCTAAATCGTTATGAAAATATGTTAGATAAAGTTCTCTAAAAATAAAATCATTACAAATGCTAAAATCTTCTGGTCTACCATCGTCTTTATATAAAGTTAATTTTAACAATGTGCATAGAAATTCTTTCTCACGTTCTAATAATTTTTCTCCTCTTAATCCTCTTAATTTTAAATCTTCAAATATTTTACGAGTTCTTATTTGTTCTTCTTCTGAGTCATCTTTTAGAGCTAGCTCTTCAACTGAGTAATATGACATAAGTTTCTTAGTTATAGTTTACCCCAAATATATGAAATCCTACATTTTGATAGATTTTGTTTTGATTGTTAAATTTTTTGTATAATTTTAAATTTATCATAATACATAAATGTGATAATACTTATCGTGTTTAATCAATTTTTAACACCAAGTTTTTATCCTGTGATTGATCTGCATTTAAAGCATATTTAGGCGCTGATATCCATCTGAATTTATTAATTACAAACTTGAATTGGTATTCTTTTCCTTTCTCAAATTGTGATCTGGGAATTTCAAGTTCAAATGTATTTTTGTCTTTTCTGATCATTTGAAATGATTTATTTTCTGAATTCCAATCATTGAATAAGCCAGGAATTGAAACGCTCTTTATCAAGTCAACGTCTAACTTTTTATCGTGTTTATAACTGAAAATAACTTTGTCATCCGTTAATCTATAACCG encodes:
- a CDS encoding toxin-antitoxin system YwqK family antitoxin yields the protein MKEPTIHNEDPNLEHNLLDTNYLKYKGKLFTGTLLYDDTNPVSYIEYTNGDYDGDNVSYHNNGQVAAKSKYKEGKFISGEEWYDNGQSRYNSDKGNIIFDKDGIITKENNVWYYKNGKVRLITEDTTTKIYSERGNLVILIEPSEGVINSYPTSRITYYHKILKEEYKNLTEHIYLYPEDNFNFRNSIFIFLNSWIIELYRANLKKEALQLINMMINDSEERLKENLHYRIQSLEQNFVHNSKIFIKRLINREFDDSNPKINNKLSIIILADDV